One genomic window of Panicum hallii strain FIL2 chromosome 6, PHallii_v3.1, whole genome shotgun sequence includes the following:
- the LOC112897107 gene encoding probable carboxylesterase 7 — translation MASPVLLLVAALCALLVAAGETKEEAAVGVSAFRSRATDPNMEVKFDFSPFLIQYKSGRVQRFMGTTFVPPSLDARTGVASKDVIVDQGTGLRARIYRPSRRAVVGGGGGRLPVLLYFHGGAFVVESAFDPVYHSYLNALTARAGVVAVSVNYRLAPEHPLPAAYDDAWAALAWVLENARHGAGGEPWLSKHGDASRLFLAGDSAGGNIAHNLAMRAGQQGGGAARTAIRGVALLDPYFLGRYVSPGAGRAWGFICAGRYGTGHPYVNPAALPAAAWRALPPPRVLMTVSGQDRLGPFQRAYVDSLRGSGWRGEAQLYVTPGEGHCYFLNNLASPKAAMHMATLAAFINGS, via the coding sequence ATGGCGTCCCCTGTCCTCCTGCTCGTCGCCGCGCTCTGCGCGTTGCTCGTGGCGGCAGGGGAGACGAAGGAAGAGGCCGCGGTGGGGGTGTCGGCATTCCGCAGCCGGGCCACGGACCCCAACATGGAGGTCAAGTTCGACTTCTCGCCGTTCCTGATACAGTACAAGAGCGGCCGCGTGCAGCGGTTCATGGGCACGACGTTCGTGCCGCCGTCCCTGGACGCGCGCACGGGCGTCGCGTCCAAGGACGTGATCGTGGACCAGGGCACCGGGCTCAGGGCGCGGATCtaccggccgagccgccgcgccgtcgtcggcgggggcggaggccggctcCCCGTGCTCCTCTACTTCCACGGCGGCGCGTTCGTGGTTGAGTCGGCGTTCGACCCCGTGTACCACAGCTACCTCAACGCGCTGACGGCGAGGGCGGGCGTCGTGGCGGTGTCGGTGAACTACCGCCTCGCGCCGGAGCACCCGCTCCCCGCGGCGTACGACGACGCGTGGGCGGCCCTGGCGTGGGTGCTCGAGAACGCGCGGCACGGCGCCGGCGGGGAGCCCTGGCTGTCCAAGCACGGCGACGCCTCCCGCCTGTTCCTCGCCGGCGACAGCGCCGGCGGCAACATCGCGCACAACCTGGCGATGCGCGCTGGccagcagggcggcggcgcggcgaggacgGCCATCAGGGGCGTGGCGCTGCTGGACCCCTACTTCCTGGGGCGGTACGTGTCCCCGGGCGCCGGGCGCGCGTGGGGGTTCATCTGCGCGGGGCGGTACGGGACGGGCCACCCGTACGTGAACCCAGCGgcgctccccgcggcggcgtggcgggcgctcccgccgccgcgcgtgcTGATGACGGTTTCCGGCCAGGACCGGCTCGGCCCGTTCCAGCGCGCGTACGTGGACTCGCTCCGCGGCAGCGGGTGGCGCGGGGAGGCGCAGCTCTACGTGACCCCCGGCGAGGGCCACTGCTATTTCCTCAACAACCTCGCCTCGCCCAAGGCCGCCATGCACATGGCCACGCTCGCCGCCTTCATCAacggcagctag
- the LOC112897106 gene encoding probable carboxylesterase 12, with the protein MLAARRLSLQYTIADAKLPCPKERQDLGSPIFRRTPGPSSNTPTATARRFAAHKPDNHLAGICHLTIAFGMDPDAEVTFEFVPVIRQYRSGLVERLLPVNPVPPSVDAATGVASRDVTIDAATGLRARLYLPARPGGGGGRLPVVLYFHGGGLVAGSAADAPEHAFLNRLAARAGALAVSVEYRLAPEHLVPACYDDARAALRWATAAGAEADPWVRDRGDAARVFVLGFSAGGNVAHNLALRAGSEPGLLPRGARVEGVALLHPFFLSSSGVKAAEGEAKDAWVRGKLAELWVFACGGRTAGTDDPRVNPLVDGAPSLGRLGCGRVLVCLAEDALVAEGRAYYDALLASGWAAADAELLDSRPADHEFHLREPESAKAVLLMDRLVALVAGDQ; encoded by the coding sequence ATGCTTGCTGCTCGGCGCCTGAGCCTCCAATATACAATAGCAGATGCGAAGCTGCCCTGTCCGAAGGAGCGTCAAGATCTTGGGTCGCCGATCTTCCGACGCACGCCTGGTCCATCTTCAAATACCCCTACCGCCACGGCGCGTCGATTTGCCGCGCACAAACCCGATAACCACCTCGCCGGAATCTGCCACCTCACCATCGCGTTCGGCATGGATCCCGACGCCGAGGTCACGTTCGAGTTCGTGCCGGTGATCCGGCAGTACAGGAGCGGCCTCGTGGAGCGCCTGCTCCCCGTCAACCCGGTCCCGCCCTCCGTGGACGCCGCCACCGGCGTCGCCTCCAGGGACGTCACCATCGACGCGGCCACGGGCCTGCGGGCGCGCCTCTACCTCCCCGCGCGccccggcggcgggggcgggcggctcCCCGTCGTGCTCTACTTCCACGGCGGGGGGCTCGTGGCCGGGTCCGCGGCCGACGCCCCCGAGCACGCCTTCCTCAACCGCCTCGCCGCGCGGGCCGGCGCGCTCGCCGTGTCCGTGGAGTACCGCCTCGCGCCCGAGCACCTCGTCCCGGCGTGCTACGACGACGCCCGGGCCGCGCTCCGGTGGGCGACGGCCGCGGGCGCCGAAGCCGACCCGTGGGTCCGCGACCGCGGCGACGCGGCGCGCGTGTTCGTGCTCGGGTTCAGCGCCGGCGGGAACGTCGCGCACAACCTCGCCCTCCGCGCCGGGTCGGAGCCGGGCCTCCTCCCCCGCGGCGCCCGGGTGGAGGGCGTGGCGCTGCTGCACCCGTTCTTCCTGTCGTCGTCGGGCGTGAAGGCGGCGGAGGGCGAGGCGAAGGACGCGTGGGTGCGCGGCAAGCTGGCGGAGCTGTGGGTGTTCGCGTGCGGCGGCCGGACGGCGGGCACCGACGACCCGCGCGTGAACCCGCTCGTCGACGGCGCGCCGAGcctggggcggctcgggtgcgggCGGGTCCTCGTGTGCCTGGCGGAGGACGCGCTGGTGGCCGAGGGCAGGGCGTACTACGACGCGCTGCTGGCGAGCGGGTGGGCGGCGGCCGACGCCGAGCTGCTGGACTCCAGGCCCGCGGACCACGAGTTCCACCTCCGCGAGCCCGAGAGCGCCAAGGCCGTGCTCCTCATGGACCGCCTGGTcgcgctcgtcgccggcgaccaGTAG
- the LOC112897108 gene encoding 2-hydroxyisoflavanone dehydratase-like, which produces MAALPVAPPPAAADDEIVYESMPCIRIYKNRVERYFGSEFVAASTDAATGVASRDVVISPNVSARLYLPRLEDGAAKLPVLVYYHGGGFCLGSAFNPTFHAYFNSFAALANVLVVSVEYRLAPEHPVPAAYADSWEALAWVVSHLAGPANDGKDPWVAGHADFSRLYLGGESAGSNIAHHMAMRVAAEGLPHGAQIRGLVMIHPYFLGTDKVPSDDLDPVARESLGSLWRVMCPATTGEDDPLINPFVDGAPPLASLACGRVLVCIGEGDVLRDRGRAYYDRLRASGWQGEAAIWQAPDKGHTFHLLEPCCDEAVAQDKVISDFLNR; this is translated from the coding sequence ATGGCCGCCCTCCCCGTcgcgcctccgccggccgcggcgGACGACGAGATCGTCTACGAGTCCATGCCCTGCATCCGCATCTACAAGAACCGCGTGGAGCGCTACTTCGGCTCCGAGTTCGTCGCCGCCTCCACCGACGCCGCCACCGGCGTCGCGTCCAGGGACGTCGTCATCTCCCCCAACGTCTCCGCGCGCCTCTACCTCCCGCGCCTCGAGGACGGGGCCGCCAAGCTCCCCGTCCTCGTCTACTaccacggcggcggcttctGCCTCGGCTCCGCCTTCAACCCCACCTTCCACGCCTACTTCAACAGCTTCGCGGCGCTCGCCAACGTCCTCGTCGTCTCCGTCGAGTACCGCCTCGCCCCCGAGCaccccgtccccgccgcctaCGCCGACTCCTGGGAGGCCCTCGCCTGGGTCGTCTCCCACCTCGCCGGTCCCGCCAACGACGGCAAGGACCCGTGGGTCGCGGGCCACGCCGACTTCTCCCGCCTCTACCTCGGCGGCGAGAGCGCGGGCTCCAACATCGCGCACCACATGGCGATGCGCGTCGCCGCGGAGGGGCTGCCCCACGGCGCCCAGATCCGGGGCCTCGTCATGATCCACCCCTACTTCCTGGGCACCGACAAGGTGCCCTCCGACGACCTCGACCCCGTGGCGCGCGAGAGCCTGGGCTCCCTGTGGCGCGTCATGTGCCCGGCCACCACCGGCGAGGACGACCCGCTCATCAACCCCTTCGTGGAcggcgcgccgccgctggcgtCCCTGGCGTGCGGCCGCGTGCTCGTGTGCATCGGCGAGGGCGACGTGCTCCGCGACCGCGGCCGCGCCTACTACGACCGGCTCAGGGCCAGCGGCTGGCAAGGCGAGGCCGCGATCTGGCAGGCGCCCGACAAGGGCCACACGTTCCACCTCCTGGAGCCGTGCTGCGACGAGGCCGTCGCGCAGGACAAGGTCATCAGCGACTTCCTCAACCGCTGA